The sequence ACTATAAGTTTCTCTTCAGGTACACCCTCTTTTGAGCAATTCCTTATTTATAGATGATGAAATAAGAATTGTATTACCATGTATACAAGGCCCCCGTTATGAATGATACGTCATAGGGGCATGCTATTGTATACGCGAAAAAAATGATTGATACCTGTCATGCGCACAACTACTGTGATATTGATGAGCATCGCCCTGGGGGGATGTATTACCAAAGGAGAAAAAAATAATACGAAGGATAACCTGAACACTTATCCTGTAGTGCAGCTTGCACTTACAGACACCATATTACATAAGAACTATGTAGCCGATATTGAGGCCGTACGGAATGTAGAGATCCGTGCCCGTGTAAACGGGTTCCTCAATAAGATCTATGTAGACGAGGGGCAACATGTACAACAGGGACAATTACTCTTTAGTCTCAACGACGAAGAGTTCAGAGCTGAACTGGCACGCGCCAAAGCCGCTTTCAGCAGTGCGATTGCAGATGCAAAGACGGCGCAGCTGGAACAATCAAGGGTACAATTGCTGGTCGATAAAAAGGTGATTGCCAAAACAGAACTGGAAGTGGCCAGCGCGAAAGTAGCTGCGGCCAATGCCAGAGTGGAAGAGGCACGCAGTGCAGAAACCAATGCCGCTACACGGCTTGCTTATACGTCTATCCGTGCGCCATTTACCGGTTATATTGATAGATTACCTTCTAAAGCGGGGAGCCTGATCGCCGAAGGGGCGCTGCTGACTTCAGTTTCAGACATTCAGGATATGTATGCTTACTTCAATGTATCGGAGACTGAATACTTACAGCATAAGCGGAGTGCACAGGATAACCAGCATGCAGAAGTAGAGCTGGTACTGGCGGATGGTTCCCTCTATCCTTATAAAGGGAAGATAGAGACGATCGAAAGTGAATTTGAAGAAAGTACGGGGTCCATTGCATTCAGAGCGAAATTTCCAAATCCGAAAGCGCTGCTGAAACATGGCGCCAGTGGTAAGATACAACTCGCTGCTGATTTGGATAGCACAATGCTGATTCCACAGAAGGCGGTGTTTGAAATGCAGGATAAAAATTATGTATTCCTGCTGGATGCAAATAATCATGTAAAGATGAAAAGCTTTAGTCCGGGACCGAGGATGGCTAACTGTTACATTGTACAGGCAGGTCTGAAGCCGGGAGACAGGGTAGTGTACGAAGGGGTACGCAATCTTAGAGAGGGTATGCAGATCAATCCGACGGTGATTTCGCTGGATAGTATCAGGGCATTGTAATGATCAGTGTATTGATCTATCTGTGCGGTGATTTCGCTGGATAGCATCAGGGCAGTGTAATGATCAGTGCAGTGATCTATCTGTGCGGTGATTTCGCTGGATAGTATCCGTGCCCTTTAAAGCAAATTATCAATCCGGTGGCATACATCTAAGTGGTGCGACCTGATAGATAAATCATTTTCATCTTTTACATCATTTTATGTTTGATACATTTATCAAGCGGCCCGTGCTGTCGCTAGTCATCTCGTTAATCATAGTCCTGCTGGGCCTACTGGCACTATTCTCTCTGCCAGTCACCCAATTTCCCGACATCGTTCCTCCATCCGTTACCGTTACCGCCAAGTACACGGGTGCGAATGCCGAAGTATGTGCCAAAGCCGTGGCCACTCCATTGGAAAGAGCCATCAATGGTGTACCGGGTATGACCTACATGTCGTCTGTATCCAGCAATACCGGTGTCACACTGATCTCCGTTTCTTTCGCCGTTGGTACAGATCCGGACCAGGCCGCAGTAAACGTACAGAACCGTGTGGCCACCATCCTCGATGAATTACCTGAAGAGGTCATCAAAGCCGGTGTGAGTACGGAAAAAGAAGTGAACAGTATGCTGCTTTACCTCAACATCATGAGTGAAGACAGCACCCTCAATGAAAAATTCATTTACAACTTTGCAGACATCAACGTATTGCAGGAGTTAAAACGTATCGATGGCGTTGGCTTTGCGGAGATCATGGGCGCTAAGGAATACGCCATGCGCGTATGGCTGAAACCCGATCGTATGTTGGCTTACAGCGTTAGTGCCGACGAAGTGGTGGAAGCCATCCGTAAACAAAACATCGAAGCAGCCCCCGGTAAAACAGGGGAAGCCGCTGACAATGATCCACAGGTATTACAATACATCTTACGCTATACCGGAAAATTCTTTGAACCTGGGCAATATGAAAATATCATCATCCGCGCCAATGCCGACGGCTCTGTATTAAAGCTGAAAGAAGTGGCGGACGTGGAATTCGGCGCACTCAGTTATGGCATGGTATCCAAAACAGATGGTAAGCCTTCTGCATCTATCATGCTCAAACAACGCCCCGGTTCCAATGCACAGGATGTAATTGCGAATGTAAAAAGCCGTATGGCTGAACTGAAGGAAACCTCTTTTCCACCGGGCATGACGTACAACTTCAACTACGACGTATCCCGTTTTCTGGATGCCTCTATCCATGAAGTATTACGTACACTGGTAGAAGCATTCATCTTAGTATTCATCGTGGTATTCCTCTTTATACAGGACTTCCGCTCTACCCTCATACCTGCACTGGCAGTGCCGGTAGCGTTGATCGGTACATTGGCATTTATGCAAATGATGGGTTTCTCTATCAACCTGCTCACCCTGTTTGCATTAGTGCTTGCCATTGGTATAGTGGTCGATAATGCCATTGTGGTGGTGGAAGCTGTGCATGTAAAAATGCATGATCAGCACATGGCTCCCATGCAAGCCACACTGGCGGCAATGCGGGAAATAAGCGGGGCACTGGTGGCGATTACATTGGTCATGTCTGCCGTATTTATCCCGGTGGCATTCCTCTCAGGCCCTGTGGGCGTGTTCTACAGACAGTTCTCCCTCACCATGGCAATTGCAATTGTGATTTCGGGTATCAATGCCGTAACCCTCACGCCTGCTCTGTGTGCGATTATGCTCAAAAATCACCATGCAGCGGGCAAGCCCCGTACATGGCTACAAAAGTTCTTCGATAAATTTAACTATCGTTATAATAAGACAGAAAAGAAATACCAGCACCTGGTTGGATATATTGCAGGCAGGCGCATGATCACAATCGGGATGCTGGCATTCTTTTTCATTGCTACCTGGGGCGTGAGCGCGATTCTGCCCGGAGGCTTTATTCCTGCTGAAGACCAGGGGATGATCTATGTGAACGTCACGACGCCTGCAGGTGCCACTGTATCCAGAACGGAGGCTGTGCTGGATGAAGTACAGAAAGTAGCAGCAAATCTGAAAGAAACAGAATCGGTATCTATACTGGCGGGGTATAGCCTGGTGAGTGAAGTAGCGGGTGCCAGCTATGGCATGGGTATGGTGAACCTGAAACCATGGGAAGAAAGAAACCGGTCTGTGAAAGAGATCATTGCACAATTAGAGAAAGATACCCGCAACATTAATGATGCAAGTATTGAGTTCTTCCCACCTCCTACCGTACCGGGTTTTGGTAACTCGAGTGGTTTTGAACTGCGTGTGCTGGACAAGAGTGGTAGTGGAGACTTAAGACAAACAGCGGATGTAACGACAGCATTCATCAACGCATTGAAAGAAAGAAAAGAAATCGGAAGTGCATTTACCAGCTTTGACCCTGACTTTCCACAATATATGATTCATGTGGACCAGGCCATGGCAGCGAAGAAGGGCGTGAGTATAGATAATGCCATGAGCACGTTGCAGACATTGCTGGGCAGTTATTATGCCTCTAACTTTATACGTTTCGGCCAGATGTATAAGGTGATGGTACAGGCATCGCCCCGCTATAGAACCAAGCCGGAAGATATCCTGCATTTGTATGTCAAGAATGATAAAGGCGAGATGGTGCCTTATTCCAACTTTGTAAGCCTGGAAAGAGTGTATGGACCAGAGCAGCTCACACGTTATAATATGTATACAGCGGCGATGGTGAATGGAGATGCGGCGCCGGGATATAGTAGTGGTGATGCTATCAAAGCTATTGAAGAAGTGGCGAAGCAGAAACTGCCACGTGGATTTAGTTTTGAGTGGAGTGGGATGACGAGAGAACAGATCCTTTCAGGTAATCAGGCGGTGTACATTTTTGCGATTGTATTGTTGTTTGTGTATTTGTTGCTGGCAGCACAGTATGAGAGTTTCTTATTGCCATTGCCGGTGATATTATCACTACCGGCGGGGATCTTCGGGGCTTTCCTTACGTTGAAACTGGCGGGATTGGAGAATAATATTTATGCGCAGGTGGCATTGGTGATGCTGGTTGGTTTGTTGGGTAAGAATGCGATATTGATAGTGGAGTTTGCGATCCTGAAACATAAGCAGGGTGCTTCGATATTGGAGAGTGCGAAGGAAGGTGCGGTGTCTCGTTTGCGTCCGATTTTGATGACTTCGTTTGCCTTTATTGCAGGGTTGATCCCTCTGTGTGTTGCGAATGGTGCAGGTGCGATGGGGAATAGGTCGATTGGTACAGCGGCAGCGGGGGGAATGTTGATAGGAACGGTATTCGGTGTGGTGGTGATTCCGGGGTTGTATGTGCTGTTTGCAGGGATAGCGGAGAAGAGGAGGAAGCCACATGTGGTGAAGGCGCATCATGTGGTGACGGTGTTGGTGTTAGGGGTGTTGATGAGTAGTTGTTATACGCCGAAGGCAGTGGAGTATCCTGAGGTGCCTGCGGTACCTGGGGAGCATGCGATGCCTGCGGGACATGAGGTGCCTGCGGAGCATGAGGTGCATGAGGTGCATGCGGTGCCTACGGGGCATGCGATACCTGCGGAGCATGAGGTGCCTGCGGGGCTTGTAACAAATGTATCAGCTAAAACAAAGGATACAACAGCTACTACCCCACTTACTTACCAACAGTTTTTTGCAGACCCATATCTCAGGCAATTACTGGATACTGCCTTACATAATAATACGGATATACAGTTAGCGCTGCAGCGGGTGGAAATGACAAAGGCACAGTTGCTGGTAGCCAGCAAGGCATGGTTGCCGGCTGTGAATGCGGCTGTAGATGCAGGTGTAGAAAGATATGGTGATTATACCATGAATGGCGTAGGTAACTATGATACCAACCTTTCACAGAATATAGACAATAATCAAAAGATACCGAATCCTACGCCGAATTACTTTATTGGGCTGAAGAGTGCGTGGGAAATAGATCTGTGGGGGAAGTTAAAGAATGGTAAGAAAGCAGCACAGCAGCGGATGCTGGCGAGTGAGCAGGGAAAACGACTGGTGACCACGCAGTTGATAGCAAATGTAGCGGGGATGTATTACCAGCTATTGGCACTGGATAATGAGCGAACTGTATTGCAACGCAACATTGCCTTGCAGCAATCAGCGCTGTCGACAGTACGTATTCAGCAGGAAGCGGGAAGAGCGACATTGCTGGCAGTGCAACAATTTCATGCGCAGTTGTTGAATACACAGAGTTTGATGATGGGGATTCAGCAACAAACGACAAGGTTGGAGAATCAGTTGAATGCGTTGCTGGGTCGGTTTCCGCAGGCGATACCGAGAGATACTTCTTTGCTGACAGCCCCATTGCCTCCTTATGCGAGTGCAGGCATGCCGGCGACATTGTTATCTCATCGTCCGGATATTCAGCAGGCAGCGCTGGAATTGGGTGCAGCGAAAGCGGATGTGGCAGCGGCGAAGGCGGCGTTTTTACCATCGCTGAATATCAATCCCTATGTAGGATTTAATAGTTTCAGGGCGAATTTATTATTTAATACGGGGTCAGTGGCTTATGGGTTGTTAGGAGGTGTGACGGCGCCGATATTTAATAAGAAGCAGCTGGCGGCACAGTACCAGGTGAATTCGGCAACGGCATTAAGTGCGTTTTATAATTACAGACAAAGAGTGATAGATGGGTACCAGGAAGTGATGACGGCGCTGAGCCAGTTGCATAATGGCCAGGAGGCATTCAGGCTGAAAGAAGCAGAAGTGACGATGTTGAAGGATGGGGTATCGACAGCGAATGACCTGTATATGACGGGGTATGCGAACTATCTGGAGGTGATTACAGCGCAAAAGAGTGTGTTGGAGGCAGAGTTGGCGCTGGCAAATAACAGGAAGGAGTTGTTTTTGGGAACGATTGAGTTGTATAGGGCGTTGGGAGGAATGTAAGGAGAAGAAAGGATTGCCCTGGGGAACGATTGAGTTGTATAAGGCTCACGAAGGAATGTAAGGAGAAGAAAGGAATTGCCTTGGGGAACGATTGAGTTGTATAAGGCTCACGAAGGAATGTAAGGAGAAGAAAGGAATTGCCTTGGGGGACGATTGAGTTGTATAGGGCTCACGAAGGAATGTAAGAACCAGATAACGAAATAAAGAATCATTATTTATTACCTGACAGGTCGTTTAAAAACCAGGCTTGTCTTTTTAATGTAGCAGTAGTAGTATAAGTTAGAGGATTGATGAAGTGCAGCCCTCATTTGCAAATGCAAGTGGGGGCTGTTTATTTTTTTCCAACTCATTACATCATTTTAATATACATTTATACCAGCTGCGGCGCGATTTTTGAGGTAGTCCCCGTGGCCAGTAATTTATGGAAGAATGATATTAATCGTCGATGATAAGCCAGAAAATATTCTATCACTTAGAAAGACATTAGAATTACACGATCTGGAAGTGGATACTGCTTTATCAGGAGAGGAAGCACTCAAGAAGATCCTTAAGAACAACTATGCACTCATCATTCTCGATGTACAGATGCCTAGTATGGATGGCTTTGAGGTAGCTGAAACCATTTCCGGATATAGTAAAGCAAGGGACGTACCTATCCTGTTCCTGTCTGCTGTCAATAAGGATAAAAAATTCATTGCCAAGGGCTATGCTTCTGGAGGGTTGGATTACATAACCAAACCAGTAGACCCTGATATATTTCTGCTTAAAGTAAAGACTTTCATTAAATTATATGAACAGAACCGTCAGTTGCAGGCCATGCATGAAAACCTTCGTCAGGAGGTAGAAGTGCGTAAACAGGCACAGGCGGCATTGAATGCAAAGGTACAGGAGCAGCATTCCATCCTTGAGTCCCTCCCCCAGGTAGCCTTTACCGCCAGGGGGGATGGAAATGTGGAATATGCGAACCGGCATTGGTTCTATTATTCCCCATCCCTGGATGATTTCCCCGCTACCTACGACCAGGACCACCAGGAACAAAAGGTTTGGGAGAATGCGATCCTGGCAGGCCAACCTATTGAAAAGGAAGTGTACCTGCATAACCGGCTCACCCATCATTACAGATGTCATTTACTCAGGGCCATTCCCATTGACGAAGATGGACGAATTGTAAAATGGGTAGGTACATTTACCGATATCGCCCATCAGAAACAAGCGAATGAGATCCTGGAACAAAGGGTGGAGGAGCGTACCCATGAACTGCAGGAAATGAACCAGGCACTGGAAGCAAGTAACTATGAGTTACAGCAGTTTGCCAGTGTGGCTTCGCACGATTTGAAAGAGCCGCTCAGGAAGATCCAGTTATTTGGAACGATCCTCCGCGACAGGCATTTGGGTACCAACCCGGATGCCATCCAGTATATGGAAAGGATTGTGAGTTCTTCTGAAAGGATGAGCAAATTGATAAGTGATCTATTAAAATACTCCAGGTTATCAGCAGACAATACTTTTGAGCCAGTCAATCTGAATGGGTTGATCAATGAGATCTTAGCAGACCTGGAATTGTCAGTTAGAGATGCCGATGCGGAGATCGTGGTAGAAGAATTACCAGAGTTGGAAGCAATACCAGGGCAGATCCGGCAGGCATTACAGAATATAATTAGTAATGCACTGAAATTCAGAAGGCCCGGGGTACGGGCATTGATCACCATCAAGTCGGAAATTGTAGGGGAGAAAGAATTAGAAAGTAGTGTGCAGGAAGCCGGGAATTTTTGCAGGATTGTGGTGAGTGATAATGGGATTGGATTTGATGAAAAGTACTTACCAAAGATATTTACGCTGTTTCAGCGATTGCATAGTGCGGATGCGTATGAGGGTACTGGTATTGGGTTGAGTATCGCAAAGAAAGTGATTGAGAAGCACCAGGGGATTATCAGTGCACAAAGTAAAGAGGATGAGGGAACGAGATTTATTATGGTGTTGCCGCTGAAACAATCGAATTAAAAAAGAACGTTTTTCAAGCTGGCTGCAGGCCATGCAGCTCAAAAAACGGGACTAGAAAGTAAAATGAAGGCGCTGGGAATTGCGTAAAAGCCATTTCGTCTCCATCACACTTACCCGAGAGTGAGTCCCCTTTTAGCCTCGTTTTATTCGGGTACCTAATTGAGATAAGTAGTCCTTTATGCAATTCTGAAGAGGGTTATTTATTTTTGATAGATCCTGTTTTTTTCTGCATTTAAAGAGCTGTTGTATTTAAAGTGCCGTTGCATTTAGAGACCCGTTGCATTTAGAGAGACATTACCCACTCCACCATATCGCGCTGGCGCAACACCCTATCCACCTTCACCACTCCCATCGCATACTTAGGCATAAACGA is a genomic window of Chitinophaga sp. LS1 containing:
- a CDS encoding efflux RND transporter permease subunit, whose product is MFDTFIKRPVLSLVISLIIVLLGLLALFSLPVTQFPDIVPPSVTVTAKYTGANAEVCAKAVATPLERAINGVPGMTYMSSVSSNTGVTLISVSFAVGTDPDQAAVNVQNRVATILDELPEEVIKAGVSTEKEVNSMLLYLNIMSEDSTLNEKFIYNFADINVLQELKRIDGVGFAEIMGAKEYAMRVWLKPDRMLAYSVSADEVVEAIRKQNIEAAPGKTGEAADNDPQVLQYILRYTGKFFEPGQYENIIIRANADGSVLKLKEVADVEFGALSYGMVSKTDGKPSASIMLKQRPGSNAQDVIANVKSRMAELKETSFPPGMTYNFNYDVSRFLDASIHEVLRTLVEAFILVFIVVFLFIQDFRSTLIPALAVPVALIGTLAFMQMMGFSINLLTLFALVLAIGIVVDNAIVVVEAVHVKMHDQHMAPMQATLAAMREISGALVAITLVMSAVFIPVAFLSGPVGVFYRQFSLTMAIAIVISGINAVTLTPALCAIMLKNHHAAGKPRTWLQKFFDKFNYRYNKTEKKYQHLVGYIAGRRMITIGMLAFFFIATWGVSAILPGGFIPAEDQGMIYVNVTTPAGATVSRTEAVLDEVQKVAANLKETESVSILAGYSLVSEVAGASYGMGMVNLKPWEERNRSVKEIIAQLEKDTRNINDASIEFFPPPTVPGFGNSSGFELRVLDKSGSGDLRQTADVTTAFINALKERKEIGSAFTSFDPDFPQYMIHVDQAMAAKKGVSIDNAMSTLQTLLGSYYASNFIRFGQMYKVMVQASPRYRTKPEDILHLYVKNDKGEMVPYSNFVSLERVYGPEQLTRYNMYTAAMVNGDAAPGYSSGDAIKAIEEVAKQKLPRGFSFEWSGMTREQILSGNQAVYIFAIVLLFVYLLLAAQYESFLLPLPVILSLPAGIFGAFLTLKLAGLENNIYAQVALVMLVGLLGKNAILIVEFAILKHKQGASILESAKEGAVSRLRPILMTSFAFIAGLIPLCVANGAGAMGNRSIGTAAAGGMLIGTVFGVVVIPGLYVLFAGIAEKRRKPHVVKAHHVVTVLVLGVLMSSCYTPKAVEYPEVPAVPGEHAMPAGHEVPAEHEVHEVHAVPTGHAIPAEHEVPAGLVTNVSAKTKDTTATTPLTYQQFFADPYLRQLLDTALHNNTDIQLALQRVEMTKAQLLVASKAWLPAVNAAVDAGVERYGDYTMNGVGNYDTNLSQNIDNNQKIPNPTPNYFIGLKSAWEIDLWGKLKNGKKAAQQRMLASEQGKRLVTTQLIANVAGMYYQLLALDNERTVLQRNIALQQSALSTVRIQQEAGRATLLAVQQFHAQLLNTQSLMMGIQQQTTRLENQLNALLGRFPQAIPRDTSLLTAPLPPYASAGMPATLLSHRPDIQQAALELGAAKADVAAAKAAFLPSLNINPYVGFNSFRANLLFNTGSVAYGLLGGVTAPIFNKKQLAAQYQVNSATALSAFYNYRQRVIDGYQEVMTALSQLHNGQEAFRLKEAEVTMLKDGVSTANDLYMTGYANYLEVITAQKSVLEAELALANNRKELFLGTIELYRALGGM
- a CDS encoding ATP-binding protein — its product is MILIVDDKPENILSLRKTLELHDLEVDTALSGEEALKKILKNNYALIILDVQMPSMDGFEVAETISGYSKARDVPILFLSAVNKDKKFIAKGYASGGLDYITKPVDPDIFLLKVKTFIKLYEQNRQLQAMHENLRQEVEVRKQAQAALNAKVQEQHSILESLPQVAFTARGDGNVEYANRHWFYYSPSLDDFPATYDQDHQEQKVWENAILAGQPIEKEVYLHNRLTHHYRCHLLRAIPIDEDGRIVKWVGTFTDIAHQKQANEILEQRVEERTHELQEMNQALEASNYELQQFASVASHDLKEPLRKIQLFGTILRDRHLGTNPDAIQYMERIVSSSERMSKLISDLLKYSRLSADNTFEPVNLNGLINEILADLELSVRDADAEIVVEELPELEAIPGQIRQALQNIISNALKFRRPGVRALITIKSEIVGEKELESSVQEAGNFCRIVVSDNGIGFDEKYLPKIFTLFQRLHSADAYEGTGIGLSIAKKVIEKHQGIISAQSKEDEGTRFIMVLPLKQSN
- a CDS encoding efflux RND transporter periplasmic adaptor subunit, which translates into the protein MRTTTVILMSIALGGCITKGEKNNTKDNLNTYPVVQLALTDTILHKNYVADIEAVRNVEIRARVNGFLNKIYVDEGQHVQQGQLLFSLNDEEFRAELARAKAAFSSAIADAKTAQLEQSRVQLLVDKKVIAKTELEVASAKVAAANARVEEARSAETNAATRLAYTSIRAPFTGYIDRLPSKAGSLIAEGALLTSVSDIQDMYAYFNVSETEYLQHKRSAQDNQHAEVELVLADGSLYPYKGKIETIESEFEESTGSIAFRAKFPNPKALLKHGASGKIQLAADLDSTMLIPQKAVFEMQDKNYVFLLDANNHVKMKSFSPGPRMANCYIVQAGLKPGDRVVYEGVRNLREGMQINPTVISLDSIRAL